The genome window CGCAGCTGGATGGCGATCCGCGACATGGACATCGCCGCCGAGATCATCGGGGTGAACCCGCTGGCCACCAAGCTCTCGGCCTTCGCCGTCTCTTCCTTCTTCATCGGGGTGGGAGGGGCGCTGTTCTTCTCCGTCTACCTCGGCGCGGCGGAGGTGGGCGAGGCCTTCGGCATCGACAAGTCCTTCCTCGTGCTCTTCATGATCATCATCGGCGGGCTCGGCTCGATCTTCGGCAGCTTCGCCGGGGCGGCCTTCATGGTGCTGCTGCCGGTGCTGCTGAAAAACGTGCTGGTGGGCGGCCTCGGCTGGCCCACCGACCTTGCCGCCCACATCCAGATGGTGATCGTGGGCGGGCTGATCGTGCTGTTCCTGATCCTGGAGCCGCACGGGCTGGCCCAGCTCTGGCGCGTGGCCAAGGAAAAGCTGCGCCTCTGGCCGTTCCCGCACTGACGCTTTCAAGACCCCCGCACCCGGGGCCAACCCGGGGCGACGAACCCTTCTGGGAGGAAACCCGACATGAAACGACATCTCGCGCTGCTTGCCGCCACGCTGCTGGCCGGGGCCGGCCCCGCCGCCGCCGACCTCACCTTCCCGATGCTGAGCTACCGCACCGGGGCCTATGCCAACAACGGCATCCCCTTCGCCGACGGCTATCATGACTACCTCACCCTGGTGAACGAGCGTGACGGCGGCATCGGTGGCGAGAAGATCCGCATCACCGAATGCGAGACCGCCTACAACACCGAGAAGGGCGTGGAGTGCTACGAGAGCACCAAGGGCGAGGGCGCGCTGATCTACCAGCCGCTCTCCACCGGCATCACCTACCAACTCATTCCCAAGGCCACGGTCGACGGCATCGCCATCCACTCCATGGGTTACGGGCGCACCTCGGCCGCCGATGGCAAGGTGTTCAAGTGGATCTTCAACTACCCCGGCACCTACTGGGACGCCGCCTCGGTGATGGTGAAATACATCCTCGAGCAGGAGGGCGGGGACATCGGCGGCAAGACCATCGCGCTGCTCTACCACAACTCCGCCTATGGCAAGGAGCCGATCCGCACGCTGGAGGAGCTCTCCAAGAAGCACGGCTTCAAGCTGGCGCTGCTGGCGGTGGACCACCCCGGGCTGGAGCAGAAGTCGCAATGGCTGGAGATCCGCCGCTCGCGGCCCGATTACGTGCTGATGTGGGGTTGGGGCGCGATGAACCCCACCGCCATCCAGGAGGCGGCGAACGTGCGCTACCCGATGGACCATTTCATCGGCGCCTGGTGGTCGGGCTCGGAGAATGACGTGAAGCCGGTGGGAGACCGGGCGGACGGCTACAAGGCCGTCACCCCGAACGGCGTGGGCGACGATTACCCCGTCTACGACGACCTGAGGAGCTATGTCGCCGACAAGGGCCTCGCGGCCGGCGCGGGCGACCAGCTCGGCACCGTGCTCTACAACCGCGGCATGTATGCGGCGATGCTGGCGGTGGAGGCGGCGAAGACCGCGCAGCAGATCCACGGCACCGCGAAGATCGACGCGGCGATGATGCGTGACGGCATGGAGGCGTTGGAGATCACCGAGGAGAAGATGACCGCGCTGGGCCTGCCCGGCTTCGGCCCGGCCTTCACCGTGACCTGTGCGGATCATGGCGGCCCGGGCAGCGCGATGATCCAGCAGTGGGACGCGAAGGCGGGGGAATGGAAGATCGTCACCGATCTCATCTCGCCGGACCGCGAGGTCATCGCGCCGCTCATCGCCGAGGACGCGGCCGCCTTCGCCGCTGAATCCGGCATCGAACCGCGCGACTGCAAGTGAGTGCCCGCGCCGCCCCCCGCCGGGGCGGCGCCCATCGCCCGGGGGAGCCCCTATGACCGACACGCCGCACATGACGACGCCGGGCGCCCCGCCGGGCGAGACCC of Paroceanicella profunda contains these proteins:
- a CDS encoding ABC transporter substrate-binding protein; protein product: MKRHLALLAATLLAGAGPAAADLTFPMLSYRTGAYANNGIPFADGYHDYLTLVNERDGGIGGEKIRITECETAYNTEKGVECYESTKGEGALIYQPLSTGITYQLIPKATVDGIAIHSMGYGRTSAADGKVFKWIFNYPGTYWDAASVMVKYILEQEGGDIGGKTIALLYHNSAYGKEPIRTLEELSKKHGFKLALLAVDHPGLEQKSQWLEIRRSRPDYVLMWGWGAMNPTAIQEAANVRYPMDHFIGAWWSGSENDVKPVGDRADGYKAVTPNGVGDDYPVYDDLRSYVADKGLAAGAGDQLGTVLYNRGMYAAMLAVEAAKTAQQIHGTAKIDAAMMRDGMEALEITEEKMTALGLPGFGPAFTVTCADHGGPGSAMIQQWDAKAGEWKIVTDLISPDREVIAPLIAEDAAAFAAESGIEPRDCK